The window TCAACTACTAAAAATGACTGAAATAGACAAAAGCTTATTTGAACCTTTTATGAAGACCCTTCTTCAAGCAAACAAGGATATAAATCTAATATCCAGAGAAATTAAAGAAGAAGAAGATCTATTTGTTAAACATATATATGATAGCGTTAAGATTATTGATTTCTTCGATTTTTCAAATTCTGTGACTTTACTTGATATAGGTTCCGGTGGTGGCATACCTGGAATCCCTCTTGCTATCGCATTACCACATTTAAAAATTACTTTAATGGATTCTGTTGAAAAAAAAATGCGCAGAGCAAAATCCATAACAGAAGAATTGAAACTAAATAATGTAAAAATCTTAATCGGAAGAACGGAAGAAAAAGGACATGACCCAAATTTCCGAGAAAGTTTTGATATAGTTACAGCCAGAGCCGTTGCGGAGCTACCTGTACTACTTGAATACGCATTACCATTTGTAAAAGTTGGCGGGTACTTCATAGCGTACAAAGGAAGAAATCATCAAGAAGAATTATCAGAAAGCAAAACTGCACTCTATACGCTAGGAGCCAAACTTACCGATGTATTTTCATATGATTTACCAAATGACCTAGGCCAGAGAGTATATATAATATGTAAAAAAATATCTGATACTCCGGAAAAATATCCAAGAAAAATTGGAATACCAAAAAAAACACCTTTAAAATAAAATTTAACACACACACCATGTTTTTCAAAAAAGCTTCTCAAACTAAAGTCTGCATAGTACTTAGCTCGCTCATCTTTTTACCGTATTTTTTCAATGTCTTCTACAAAGGCGGCATAGGACTACTCAATCATCTTCTCTTCTTCTTATGCCTGGGACTTTCCGGAATCATTTTTTATATCGCATTACAGAAAAAAATCTACAAAGAGAGAGAGCTTCCTTTTTATGAAAATTTCTCACTTATCACACTTGTCATACTATTCTCTCTCTCATACATAAATTCTTTAACAAGGAATGTGGGCCTACTTGAACTAGGAAGCCTATATGCCGGGGCGATTTTAATATTGCTAGGTTATAACATCGCACAAAATAAAGATCAGTTAAAAAGACTATTTTCAGTATTCTCAATCTCTTCATTGGCTAGCTTGATAATTGGATTTGTTTTTTATTTTGGAGATACGTTCGAGAGATTCTCCGGAACTTTTAATAATTATTTTGAACCATGGTCAGCATTTCCAAATGCATACGGGGATTTCCTTATACTCATAATGCCGCTTACTTTTTATCTTGTTGAGCAAAAGAAAAAAAAGAAAGCTGGAATGATCGCTTTTTTACCTGAAATCACATTTTCACTATCGGTGGCAGCCGTATTGCTTACGGATTCTCAGGGTATCCACGTAGCTGCAATCATTCTGTTTGCACTCCTACTTGGTCGACTTATGATAGTAGGTAAATTTGCAAAGAAACTCATCGTTCTCAGCCTTATAGGGCTTGTGCTAGGGCTTGGTGCGCACGCCCTAAAAAACAACTTAATGCCTAAATATAGAGAGGATGTAGAAATATCAAATCAAGTTTCGATGGATGCAAAAAGCTATGAACAACAAAACTCTGTAAATACCAGACTAGACCATTTTAAAACCGGATTTAACCTTATGCTCAGTGCACCACTGTTTGGATATGGCCCTGGCAGTTACCCATATGTATCTGCAAACAAACTAACTCTCTTAAATAATTCCGATCATCCACATAATTTGTTTTTGAAAATAGGAATTGAAAATGGGATCCTGACCTTGATAGCATTTATAACTTTTATTGGAATAATTCTGCTCCGCGCCCTAATTATATTTTTCCAGAAACTCGATCCTGCAAGAGAGGTTGTTTTTTTAAGTATAGTCGCATTTTTAGCACACCAGATGATAGATTATAATTTAAATTTTGCTTCCGTAGAATTTCTGTTTTATATATTGCTCGGTACTTTGATCATAGAACGCGTACGCAAATCAAAACGTCTGCATTTTAAAGAGCTTCGTTTTGCCAACCACTTTATGCTAGTTGTATTTGGAATCATATTAGTAGTCTTTTCATTGAATGATGGAATCTATAATTTCAGAGCAGCTCACAGTACAAATATTGAAGAATCATTCAACCTCCGGAGTAAAACTCTACTCAAAAGATCTTATTACGAAGACTATGCCTCATATCTAAAACTAAATGATCAACCGACAGTGGCAATGATACTTGCCGGACTTGATTCAAATCCATTTAACGACTCTTTGTATGCGCTGAGTGGTAATTATCAAAAAGCATATGATCTAAATCCTCATAATTTGAAACATCTGCTCGGGGTATATGAGACCGCCTCAGCCCAACATAAAGAAGCACTCAAAAAAGATGTCAGAAAAATCCTAAATGAATATTTTATTTTGCTTAAAACAAACACCTCTTTTACTCTGCTTACAGAAAACCCAATAGTCGCTCTATCACTCGCAAGATTAATCTATGACCGGGAGCTTGTACAAGAATTTGAATTAACGATAGAAAGCGAAAAAGCAAAATTTGAAAAATTGTATAATGTCTCTCTTTGATGAAGCAAAAAATCCTCATCGCAACGACCAATACAGGTAAATTTAATGAGATCATGGAAGTACTGGATGAAGCTTCTATATATTTTGAATTCCTATCACTAAAAGATGTAGACATCAAAGATCAGCCAAAAGAAGATGGCGATAGCTACCTTGCAAACGCCCGTATAAAAGCAGAATTTTATAATGCACTCTCAGGTCTCCCAACTATAGCTGAAGATTCCGGGATCGAAGTCGAAGCTCTAAAAGGAAAACTCGGCATGCATACAAGACGGTGGGGAGCCGGCGAAAATGCAAGTGATGAAACCTGGGTAGAATATTTCTTAAAAACCATGGCAGAACATGAAGATAAGAGAGCTTCATTTAAATGTACTGCGTTTTATATAGATAAAAGTGGTATATCTCATCATTTTCAAGGTGAATGCCGGGGGGTGATAACAGGCACTGTGGAAGCTCCTATACTTGCCGGCATACCACTGAGCTCCTGCTTCAAAGCACACACTTGCGACAAAGTGTATGCCGCACTCCAAAATGAAGAAAAAAACAAACTGAGCCACAGAGGAAAAGCTATGAAAAAATTGTTAGAACATTTACAATCCAATACGATATCAATTTAAAATATCTAAATAAAATTCCAAATGAAGTTAACAAAATACACAAAGTGGCTCGTACTCTTAAGTTTCCTCGGAGCCGTCGTTTCTCTCTATCTGACTTATCTACACTTTGAGCCACAGGCTAGCACTATCTGCAATCTCGGAGAGGCCTTTGACTGTGACAAAGTAAATAAAAGCGTATACTCTGAACTATTTGGAATACCGGTAGCGATCCTTGGATCCGGTTATTATATCGGAATGCTGATATTCTCGGCTGCATTCTCTTGGAAAAATAAATTATTTGCAAAACTCGATGTCAAAGATTTGTTCAGAGGTATTTTACTTATAACATCAATCGGAATAGCGTTTACACTGTATCTAACATACCAAGAGGCATTTGTAATAAATGCCTACTGTATCTTCTGTGTGACCCAACAAATTATCATTCTGATCATGGGAGGCATACTGCTACGCATCTACAAGAAAGCATAATTAATTTCCGGAAAATATAACAAGCATAGGCGCGATAAATGCGGCCACCATGGCAAGCACGGTTATCATAATAACTGCCTTGAATACTGTTGATTTTCTACTCATATTTTTTGAAATTATATTTTTATTATTCTAATACTTGTACGTTAACCGTATCCATAAATCGATCTATCACACCATCGTGATCACGGACGGTAAGCTCAACTTCATAAGCACCCGGATTCTCAAACGTACGCGTCAATCTGTGAGGTGGCGTTGAAGGCGTATTGATACCATTAATCTTCCATGAGTATTGAGTTACTGTTCCGGTAGAGCATCCACTGTCAAATATGACTTCGATAGGTGCGGCTCCGGTTGATTTATTAATAGTAAAGCATGCTCGCACAGAAACCGGACGTACATTTATTGTCAAATCTGCAGACTGTTCTTGTCCATCATCAGTCTTCACAGTAACACTCGGCTTGAACTCCCCTACCCTGGTGTATTCATAAGCTATTTGAGAATCGTCAAATCTTGGATTTGAACCATCTCCAAAATTCCATTTGTAACTTATGATACGTCCTTCCGGGTAAGAAGATCCGGAGGCATCAAACAAAACAACATGAGGCACTTCGCCTTCGAGTGAGCTTGCCGAGATACGTGCTTTTAGACCTTGCTTCTCAACGTTGATACGGAGTGTCCGGGACGTTTGATTATTCGCGGCGTCAGTTACGTATAAAGTTGCTTTGTACTCCCCCGGGCTGTTGTATGTGAATGCAGCGACGTCTCCGGACGCATCTACCACGCCATCACTATCAAAGTCCCATTCGTATTCAATAATATCATTATCTTCATCTGTACTAGCTAAAGCATTAAGATTTACTGAGAATGGAGCAGTACCTTCTATATATGTTTTATTCTTATCAGCAAAATCCGGATTTGGTGTGATAACTGCGCGTGGAGCAGAATCAGGTTTTTTGATCTCTATTTCTATAGAACTCACCGCCTTTTTCTTCTCCAAATCTTCTGTTTCAAGAACAACTATGTATTTACCTAGTTTCTTAAATGTATGAGATGCTGTACGAGTACTTGCGGCGCTGCCATCTCCAAAATCCCATTTATAATTTGTAACTGCACCGGAAGGAGAAGTCGATCCGGAGGCATCAAAAGTATATTCCTTATTGATATAGTAGTTACCTTTATCATTATCAACATCTATTATGGCTTTAGATTCGATGAGCTCAGTTGCAGTTATCAACTTCCCTGTCATCGCATAATCATTCGAATTATCCACAACTTTGAGTTGAACATTGTATTCTCCAATTTGTGTAAATGTATAGTTGACGACCGAACCTGCTCCATCATCAAAATTTCCATCACCATCAAAGTCCCATAGGTATTCTATGATCGAACCATCGGGGTCAGCACTTTCACTAGCATCAAATTCAACTTCAAATGGGACAGAGCCCTCCTCGCTACTCATAGTAAATGCCGCCGCAACTTTCTCATTATCAAACACAACTGTTTTATGAAAATCCTGAGTCCCCTCCTCTCCGGTTTTTAGATCTTTGAATCGTACTCTTAAATTTACATCATATGATCCATCTACAGCCCCTTTGCGCAAATATTGATGTGAAACTTTTTGACCCGTTAGTTTTTCACCATCACCGAATGTCCATACATAAGAAATAATTTCCTTCTGCGCCGGATTGATAGATCTTAATATAGATGATGCATCAAACTTTATTACGATCGGTGCAGTCAAACCTGTTACAATACTCGGCTCTGTCTGTATAAATTCAACCGGTACACTGTAATCTCCTCTTTTACCATCCAACCATATATACGTGAACATCCAAATAACTATAAATACTATCAAGAACATAGATCCAACCATCGCCATCGCCATACCTTTTCTTTTTGCGACAACATTATCTTTTGGCGCAGCCCCAATCTTGAACATACCGACCAAACCAACGAAGAAAGATGCAATAACAAGTAATCCAAAGAATACCGATACAAGATTAATCAAAAAAGGTATCCATTGTTCAACTTCCAATCCAAACAATCTAATAAACGGATTGTTTGCAGGATCTGTAACCGAATAAATCAAGAAGAATGCCATTACAAAAAGTAAAACCAGACCAATCAAGAAAATACTCACGAGCATAAACATTTTTTTGTTCTGCTTATTTTTTTTCTTTTTATCTATCAGCACCTGTTTCTCGGGAGTCATAACTTGAGGCGCGACCGGCCCAACATTTGCCACAGGCAAATGCGGATCAGCAATCTCCTTTTTTTCCGACTTCATATTACTACCGGTCTGCACTATTACCGGAATCAATTCATCTTGTACTACCGGCACGAGCGGCTGCACAACTTTTGGAGAAATATTCTCAGTCCTCGCAATCGGCTGCTTACGAAATGATGAATTATCAATCTTTGGGACAGGAGCTTCCGCTGGCTGATTTGTCTCATTGGTCCCGTCACCCGGATTTATATTGTTATCTTGAAAAGTCATAATTTGTAATTAATTTTTTATTTTAATTCTTTGGTGCAGCCGGAAGTGGATCAAATACTATCTTCTTTGAGACCTTTGACGTTTTGCCGTTCTCATCATAAACCGTAAGTCTCATTGTAAATGGTTGCCTCCAAGATCTATCGTAAACAAAAAGTCCCTGCCTTCTATCCTCGTAATCATAATTAGCATCAAAGCCTATGTTTTGCTCTATAACATAACGTACTATCGGACCTGTTGATTGCTTTACATCAGCACGCACTTCAGCTGTCTGACCTTGCAAGTGAACAATACCCAAACCATCCGGAGCAGGAGTTAAATTCAAAACCGCCTTCAATGGTTCTGACTCCGCCGCTACTGTTATTTGTACAGAATCTTCATTGCCTTGCGCATCTTTTATAGTCAACTTCACCCTATAATTCCCTGATTTATCATAAGTATGAACAGGATTATCTTCTGTCGAATCAATATCATT is drawn from Candidatus Peregrinibacteria bacterium and contains these coding sequences:
- a CDS encoding vitamin K epoxide reductase family protein is translated as MKLTKYTKWLVLLSFLGAVVSLYLTYLHFEPQASTICNLGEAFDCDKVNKSVYSELFGIPVAILGSGYYIGMLIFSAAFSWKNKLFAKLDVKDLFRGILLITSIGIAFTLYLTYQEAFVINAYCIFCVTQQIIILIMGGILLRIYKKA
- a CDS encoding O-antigen ligase family protein encodes the protein MFFKKASQTKVCIVLSSLIFLPYFFNVFYKGGIGLLNHLLFFLCLGLSGIIFYIALQKKIYKERELPFYENFSLITLVILFSLSYINSLTRNVGLLELGSLYAGAILILLGYNIAQNKDQLKRLFSVFSISSLASLIIGFVFYFGDTFERFSGTFNNYFEPWSAFPNAYGDFLILIMPLTFYLVEQKKKKKAGMIAFLPEITFSLSVAAVLLTDSQGIHVAAIILFALLLGRLMIVGKFAKKLIVLSLIGLVLGLGAHALKNNLMPKYREDVEISNQVSMDAKSYEQQNSVNTRLDHFKTGFNLMLSAPLFGYGPGSYPYVSANKLTLLNNSDHPHNLFLKIGIENGILTLIAFITFIGIILLRALIIFFQKLDPAREVVFLSIVAFLAHQMIDYNLNFASVEFLFYILLGTLIIERVRKSKRLHFKELRFANHFMLVVFGIILVVFSLNDGIYNFRAAHSTNIEESFNLRSKTLLKRSYYEDYASYLKLNDQPTVAMILAGLDSNPFNDSLYALSGNYQKAYDLNPHNLKHLLGVYETASAQHKEALKKDVRKILNEYFILLKTNTSFTLLTENPIVALSLARLIYDRELVQEFELTIESEKAKFEKLYNVSL
- a CDS encoding PKD domain-containing protein; the encoded protein is MTFQDNNINPGDGTNETNQPAEAPVPKIDNSSFRKQPIARTENISPKVVQPLVPVVQDELIPVIVQTGSNMKSEKKEIADPHLPVANVGPVAPQVMTPEKQVLIDKKKKNKQNKKMFMLVSIFLIGLVLLFVMAFFLIYSVTDPANNPFIRLFGLEVEQWIPFLINLVSVFFGLLVIASFFVGLVGMFKIGAAPKDNVVAKRKGMAMAMVGSMFLIVFIVIWMFTYIWLDGKRGDYSVPVEFIQTEPSIVTGLTAPIVIKFDASSILRSINPAQKEIISYVWTFGDGEKLTGQKVSHQYLRKGAVDGSYDVNLRVRFKDLKTGEEGTQDFHKTVVFDNEKVAAAFTMSSEEGSVPFEVEFDASESADPDGSIIEYLWDFDGDGNFDDGAGSVVNYTFTQIGEYNVQLKVVDNSNDYAMTGKLITATELIESKAIIDVDNDKGNYYINKEYTFDASGSTSPSGAVTNYKWDFGDGSAASTRTASHTFKKLGKYIVVLETEDLEKKKAVSSIEIEIKKPDSAPRAVITPNPDFADKNKTYIEGTAPFSVNLNALASTDEDNDIIEYEWDFDSDGVVDASGDVAAFTYNSPGEYKATLYVTDAANNQTSRTLRINVEKQGLKARISASSLEGEVPHVVLFDASGSSYPEGRIISYKWNFGDGSNPRFDDSQIAYEYTRVGEFKPSVTVKTDDGQEQSADLTINVRPVSVRACFTINKSTGAAPIEVIFDSGCSTGTVTQYSWKINGINTPSTPPHRLTRTFENPGAYEVELTVRDHDGVIDRFMDTVNVQVLE
- the rsmG gene encoding 16S rRNA (guanine(527)-N(7))-methyltransferase RsmG encodes the protein MTEIDKSLFEPFMKTLLQANKDINLISREIKEEEDLFVKHIYDSVKIIDFFDFSNSVTLLDIGSGGGIPGIPLAIALPHLKITLMDSVEKKMRRAKSITEELKLNNVKILIGRTEEKGHDPNFRESFDIVTARAVAELPVLLEYALPFVKVGGYFIAYKGRNHQEELSESKTALYTLGAKLTDVFSYDLPNDLGQRVYIICKKISDTPEKYPRKIGIPKKTPLK
- a CDS encoding non-canonical purine NTP pyrophosphatase, with product MKQKILIATTNTGKFNEIMEVLDEASIYFEFLSLKDVDIKDQPKEDGDSYLANARIKAEFYNALSGLPTIAEDSGIEVEALKGKLGMHTRRWGAGENASDETWVEYFLKTMAEHEDKRASFKCTAFYIDKSGISHHFQGECRGVITGTVEAPILAGIPLSSCFKAHTCDKVYAALQNEEKNKLSHRGKAMKKLLEHLQSNTISI